A DNA window from Zingiber officinale cultivar Zhangliang chromosome 3A, Zo_v1.1, whole genome shotgun sequence contains the following coding sequences:
- the LOC122050232 gene encoding 50 kDa spicule matrix protein-like, with the protein MASEHLRNCLQGACTPGIPGRGGKNGIGGRSDGVEGGNSGLGGRSDGIDGGRKGIGGRIDAGGSSGLGGRKGNGGRSEEGCSSEGFGGRKGMGGRIEGLDGGRKGMGGRIEGLGGGRKAVKLLAA; encoded by the coding sequence ATGGCGAGCGAGCATCTGCGTAACTGCCTTCAGGGCGCCTGCACGCCGGGGATCCCAGGAAGGGGCGGTAAGAACGGAATCGGAGGCAGAAGTGACGGCGTCGAGGGAGGCAACAGTGGGTTGGGCGGCAGAAGTGATGGGATCGACGGCGGCAGGAAGGGAATCGGAGGGAGAATAGACGCCGGTGGCAGCAGTGGGTTGGGCGGCAGGAAGGGGAACGGAGGCAGAAGCGAAGAAGGCTGCAGCAGCGAGGGCTTTGGCGGCAGGAAGGGAATGGGAGGGAGAATCGAAGGCTTGGACGGAGGCAGGAAGGGAATGGGAGGGAGAATCGAAGGCTTGGGCGGAGGCAGGAAGGCGGTTAAACTCCTAGCGGCGTGA